One Cryptomeria japonica chromosome 9, Sugi_1.0, whole genome shotgun sequence genomic window carries:
- the LOC131039455 gene encoding probable glycosyltransferase At3g42180 yields the protein MARERFCSPGELKHLFLFLLLVTIITILIYIVFEFKNPTVVLSNGDIFISSPLPRMNSHNTSLLENSLQSKPIKYNKTSQQHKSSEQLEGPYHNWGLFQADFQQMLRTFKIYVYPDIYNNNSSFAGIFLPHPNPYDRKLGNYFSEHMFKVGLLKSPFLTSNPREAHFFFLPFSINSLRNDRRVFSGAAIAQFVADYSKNISESFGFWNRSQGADHFYVCCHSVGRDVASKFVDLHRNVVQVVCSSSYFQRFYVSHKDVALPQVWPRLPETNLVPPSERTTLAFFAGRVQNSRIRQRLIELWENDTSMIISGKFHDSREGLTKSKYCLHVKGYEVNTARISDAIHFGCVPVIISDHYDLPFANVLDWSKFSIVISHNDVQHLKAILLSISEEMYASFLANLHLVRRHFNWNASPQDYDSFLMTVYQLWLRRGIPFPSFS from the exons ATGGCCAGGGAAAGGTTTTGCTCACCAGGAGAGCTGAAGCATTTGTTTCTGTTCCTCCTCCTGGTAACTATCATAACCATACTTATTTATATAGTGTTTGAATTTAAAAATCCCACGGTTGTACTGTCCAATGGTGATATTTTTATCAGCTCACCTCTGCCCAGGATGAATTCCCACAACACCTCCCTGCTTGAAAATTCACTTCAATCAAAACCCATAAAGTACAATAAAACTTCTCAGCAGCACAAAAGTTCAGAACAACTAGAGGGGCCGTACCACAATTGGGGTCTGTTCCAGGCAGACTTCCAGCAAATGCTACGTACCTTCAAGATTTATGTTTATCCTGACATCTACAATAACAACTCCTCCTTTGCAGGAATTTTTCTCCCTCATCCAAACCCATATGATCGAAAACTGGGAAACTATTTCAGTGAACACATGTTCAAGGTCGGCCTTCTTAAAAGTCCTTTTCTTACATCCAATCCAAGGGAAGCCCACTTCTTTTTCCTGCCATTTTCCATTAACTCTCTCAGAAATGATCGTAGGGTGTTTTCTGGGGCAGCCATTGCTCAGTTTGTGGCAGATTACTCTAAGAACATTAGTGAGAGTTTTGGGTTTTGGAACCGGTCTCAAGGGGCTGACCATTTTTATGTATGTTGCCACTCTGTGGGAAGAGATGTTGCGTCCAAGTTCGTAGACCTGCACAGGAATGTCGTACAGGTGGTATGCTCCTCCAGCTACTTTCAAAGATTCTACGTTTCTCATAAAGATGTTGCCTTGCCGCAAGTATGGCCTCGGCTGCCAGAAACAAATTTGGTTCCTCCAAGTGAAAG GACCACATTGGCATTTTTCGCTGGGCGAGTACAGAATTCCAGAATTCGTCAGCGACTAATTGAGTTGTGGGAGAATGATACTTCAATGATTATCTCTGGTAAATTTCATGATTCACGTGAAGGCTTGACAAAAAGCAAGTATTGTCTACATGTAAAAGGCTATGAAGTGAATACAGCTCGGATCTCAGATGCTATTCATTTTGGTTGTGTTCCGGTTATCATTTCTGATCATTATGATCTTCCCTTTGCAAATGTTTTGGATTGGAGTAAATTCTCAATTGTTATAAGCCACAATGATGTTCAACACCTCAAGGCAATTTTGCTTTCTATTTCTGAGGAAATGTATGCAAGCTTTCTTGCAAATCTACATCTAGTGAGAAGACACTTTAATTGGAATGCATCTCCACAAGATTATGATTCATTCCTTATGACTGTTTACCAATTATGGCTTAGAAGAGGGATTCCGTTTCCCTCGTTTTCCTAA